From a single Paraburkholderia sp. D15 genomic region:
- the astE gene encoding succinylglutamate desuccinylase, whose product MTSSADHGMPMLDDFLAYTLAGARPAASETQGACAHGARWSWLDDGVLSIEPAVREAGTRSVLVSAGIHGDETAPIELLSLLVRDIANGAAALTCRLLVILGNVDAMRDACRYRDDDLNRLFSGRHLQVPESHEAPRAAALEQAALQFFAAASSAPGARWHLDMHTAIRASAFEQFALLPHTGKPFSRAMFEWLGAARISAVLLHTTKGNTYSHFTAQACDAEACTLELGKVRPFGQNDLTRFAGADEAVRALLAGTHGDAPAQLPRVFTVIDQLTKQSDAFELLVAADVPNFTPFAKDTLLARDGDYRYTVRHDEERLVFPNATVKPGLRAGLLVVDTTDDTLSKLV is encoded by the coding sequence ATGACTTCCAGCGCTGATCACGGCATGCCCATGCTCGACGATTTTCTCGCCTACACGCTGGCGGGCGCGCGGCCTGCCGCGAGCGAAACCCAGGGCGCCTGCGCGCACGGCGCGCGCTGGTCGTGGCTGGACGACGGCGTGTTGTCGATCGAGCCCGCGGTGAGGGAAGCGGGCACGCGCAGCGTGCTGGTGTCGGCCGGCATTCACGGCGACGAGACCGCGCCGATCGAACTGCTGTCGCTGCTCGTGCGCGATATCGCGAACGGCGCCGCCGCGCTGACGTGCCGCCTGCTGGTGATTCTCGGCAACGTCGATGCGATGCGCGACGCGTGCCGTTATCGCGACGACGATCTGAACCGGTTGTTCAGCGGGCGTCATCTGCAGGTGCCCGAAAGTCACGAAGCGCCGCGTGCGGCGGCGCTGGAACAGGCCGCGTTGCAGTTCTTCGCGGCGGCTTCGTCCGCGCCCGGCGCACGCTGGCATCTCGACATGCACACGGCGATCCGCGCGTCCGCGTTCGAGCAGTTCGCGCTGCTGCCGCATACCGGCAAGCCGTTTTCGCGCGCGATGTTCGAGTGGCTCGGCGCGGCGCGCATCAGCGCGGTGCTGCTGCACACCACCAAGGGCAACACGTACTCGCATTTCACCGCGCAGGCTTGCGACGCCGAAGCCTGCACGCTCGAACTCGGCAAGGTGCGGCCGTTCGGCCAGAACGATCTGACGCGCTTCGCGGGCGCGGACGAAGCGGTGCGTGCGCTGCTCGCGGGTACGCATGGCGATGCGCCGGCGCAACTGCCGCGCGTATTCACCGTGATCGATCAACTCACCAAACAGAGCGACGCGTTCGAACTGCTGGTCGCCGCCGACGTGCCCAACTTCACGCCGTTCGCGAAAGACACCTTGCTCGCGCGCGACGGCGACTATCGCTATACGGTGCGCCACGACGAAGAGCGTCTGGTGTTTCCCAACGCGACGGTCAAGCCGGGGTTGCGCGCCGGTCTGCTGGTCGTCGACACCACTGACGACACGCTGTCGAAGCTCGTTTGA
- a CDS encoding EAL domain-containing protein yields MTNVAIGNPGQPGVTDDAQLNASFARQPILNRDGMLCGYEIKVLAPSVPALPEAGETPGAPEAASAANGAGLDAAHTNADTGASPDDAPTTPAAPTPAQLLARAVVRGLIHSDLRGALTGHPAYVDVSRDMLLDDSILRLPAERFMLELAPSIEVDEALIARIVQLHGRRYRFVLDDVTQPTDSFARLLPYAEVVKIDVTRAPAALLPKLASVLKSAGKLLVASGLDAQSDFETAHGLGFDRFQGYFFARPQTSLTRRVSAPRHALLNLLQLLAGEPTVAQLEAELKLNPVLVMHLMKLANSSGLAVGHKVTTLREAINATGTDRIARWTQLLLYADGRKVALEDDPLLQLAATRARFMELAIERLPEAGRDEADAAFLTGVFSFVDAVFGGSLESTLNVLTLSRPIQSAILQREGVLGLLLSAVEALERGAWDEIAMLCERLQPLTVEEVARMGLAAGAWAGVADRSAEGLERIED; encoded by the coding sequence ATGACCAACGTCGCAATCGGGAATCCGGGCCAACCAGGCGTTACGGACGATGCGCAACTGAATGCCAGCTTTGCGCGGCAACCGATCCTGAACCGGGACGGCATGCTGTGCGGGTATGAGATCAAGGTGCTTGCGCCGAGTGTGCCGGCCTTGCCGGAAGCGGGGGAGACACCGGGCGCACCGGAGGCTGCAAGCGCGGCGAACGGCGCCGGCCTTGACGCAGCACACACGAACGCCGATACCGGCGCTTCGCCGGACGACGCCCCGACTACACCCGCCGCCCCCACTCCCGCGCAGTTACTCGCGCGCGCCGTGGTGCGCGGCCTGATCCACAGCGACCTGCGCGGCGCGCTCACGGGCCACCCGGCTTACGTCGATGTAAGCCGCGACATGCTGCTCGACGATTCGATCCTGCGTCTGCCGGCCGAACGTTTCATGCTGGAGCTGGCGCCGTCGATCGAAGTGGATGAAGCGTTGATCGCGCGCATCGTGCAACTGCATGGCCGCCGCTATCGCTTCGTGCTCGACGATGTCACGCAACCCACCGACAGCTTCGCCAGGCTGCTGCCCTACGCGGAGGTCGTCAAGATCGACGTGACGCGCGCGCCGGCCGCGCTGCTGCCGAAGCTCGCGAGCGTGCTGAAGTCGGCGGGCAAGCTGCTGGTCGCGTCGGGGCTCGACGCGCAGAGCGACTTCGAAACCGCGCACGGTCTCGGCTTCGATCGTTTCCAGGGGTACTTCTTCGCGCGTCCGCAGACCTCGCTGACGCGTCGCGTGAGCGCGCCGCGTCACGCGCTGCTGAACCTGCTGCAATTGCTGGCGGGCGAGCCGACCGTCGCGCAGCTCGAAGCGGAACTGAAGCTCAACCCGGTGCTGGTGATGCACCTGATGAAGCTGGCCAATTCGAGCGGCCTCGCGGTCGGCCACAAGGTGACGACGCTGCGCGAAGCGATCAACGCGACGGGCACGGACCGCATCGCACGCTGGACGCAGCTGCTGCTCTACGCCGATGGCCGCAAGGTCGCGCTCGAAGACGATCCGCTGCTGCAACTCGCGGCGACCCGCGCGCGCTTCATGGAACTGGCGATCGAGCGTCTGCCCGAAGCCGGCCGCGACGAAGCCGACGCGGCGTTCCTGACCGGTGTGTTCTCGTTCGTCGATGCGGTGTTCGGCGGTTCGCTCGAAAGCACGTTGAACGTGCTGACCTTGTCGCGTCCGATCCAGTCCGCGATCCTGCAACGCGAGGGCGTGCTCGGTTTGCTGCTGAGCGCGGTCGAGGCGCTGGAGCGCGGCGCGTGGGACGAGATTGCGATGCTGTGCGAGCGCCTGCAGCCGTTGACCGTGGAAGAGGTCGCGCGCATGGGGCTCGCCGCGGGCGCGTGGGCCGGTGTGGCGGACCGCAGCGCCGAAGGGCTGGAGCGGATCGAGGACTGA
- a CDS encoding HDOD domain-containing protein, which translates to MVKAAVLDRLWTRMSERGDFPMLSQSLRTTMAAMNNDDLDFTGLVQVVLSDFALTQKVLRLANSAMYMAFGGNITTVSRALMVLGMDAVGHLVVGLKIVDHFHHSAPRRIDAKLELNRTLLSGCVARKLTERGDLRAGEEAVVCTLMRQIGKLLVVFYLDAEWDQIRRHIEGGTLEADACVLVLGVTFDEIGEEAAVRWRLPDMIRSGMGEFDPQDTEQPRQVQWLRAITNYSTAVADVLTQQNMPDWEREQRIGELAQEYSRVLNTDPDVLLEMSLALAREEGGDGVMAEIVELRANADAIAREALSPEDRIAVGVEDLRGLPDGSPLAPALAMAAETVLAGLGFARTVVFVKHSNGTFKARLGLGPKIDAALPKLTFNTAFEPDVFHLAIANSVGIFIENARDPKMVARLPEWFRRSFDDARAFVLLPVVDESDQTVALLYGDWSHTQEPRRISQKEMSVLNELAKELGRFFGLGQMREMETM; encoded by the coding sequence ATGGTAAAGGCGGCGGTGCTCGACCGGCTCTGGACGCGAATGAGCGAGCGCGGCGATTTCCCCATGCTGTCGCAATCGCTGCGCACCACCATGGCGGCGATGAACAATGACGACCTCGACTTCACCGGCCTCGTGCAGGTGGTGCTGTCCGATTTCGCGCTGACGCAAAAAGTGCTGCGGCTCGCCAACTCGGCGATGTACATGGCCTTCGGCGGCAACATCACCACCGTGTCGCGCGCGCTGATGGTGCTCGGCATGGACGCGGTCGGTCATCTGGTGGTCGGCCTGAAGATCGTCGATCACTTCCATCACAGCGCACCGCGCCGCATCGACGCGAAACTCGAACTGAACCGCACGCTGCTTTCGGGCTGCGTCGCGCGCAAGCTGACCGAGCGCGGCGATCTGCGCGCCGGCGAGGAAGCGGTGGTCTGCACGCTGATGCGGCAGATCGGCAAGCTGCTGGTGGTGTTCTATCTCGACGCGGAGTGGGATCAGATCCGCCGTCACATCGAAGGCGGCACGCTCGAGGCCGATGCCTGCGTGCTGGTGCTCGGCGTGACCTTCGACGAAATCGGCGAGGAAGCGGCCGTGCGCTGGCGTCTGCCGGACATGATCCGCTCCGGCATGGGCGAGTTCGATCCGCAGGACACCGAGCAGCCGCGTCAGGTGCAATGGCTGCGCGCCATCACCAATTACTCGACGGCGGTCGCCGACGTGCTCACCCAGCAGAACATGCCGGACTGGGAACGCGAGCAGCGCATCGGCGAACTCGCGCAGGAATACAGCCGCGTGCTGAACACCGATCCGGACGTGCTGCTCGAAATGAGCCTCGCGCTCGCCCGCGAGGAAGGCGGCGACGGCGTGATGGCCGAGATCGTCGAGTTGCGCGCGAATGCGGATGCGATCGCGCGCGAAGCGCTCAGCCCGGAAGACCGCATCGCGGTCGGCGTCGAAGATCTGCGCGGCCTGCCGGACGGCAGCCCGCTCGCCCCGGCCCTCGCGATGGCCGCCGAGACCGTGCTTGCCGGCCTCGGCTTCGCGCGCACGGTGGTGTTCGTCAAGCACAGCAACGGCACCTTCAAGGCGCGTCTCGGCCTGGGTCCGAAGATCGACGCGGCGCTGCCCAAGCTCACCTTCAACACCGCGTTCGAGCCCGACGTGTTCCATCTCGCGATCGCCAACTCGGTCGGCATCTTCATCGAAAACGCGCGCGATCCGAAAATGGTCGCGCGTCTGCCCGAGTGGTTCCGCCGCTCGTTCGACGATGCCCGCGCGTTCGTGCTGCTGCCGGTGGTCGACGAAAGCGATCAGACCGTTGCACTACTCTACGGCGACTGGTCGCATACGCAGGAGCCACGACGAATTTCACAAAAGGAAATGAGCGTCCTGAATGAACTGGCCAAGGAGTTAGGCCGTTTTTTCGGCCTGGGGCAGATGCGGGAAATGGAGACGATGTGA
- a CDS encoding acetoacetate decarboxylase, protein MDVKSVLSNAFAMPITSPAFPMGPYRFINREFLIITYRTDPDKLRAVVPEPLEIGEPLVHYEFIRMPDSTGFGDYTESGQVIPVSYQGVAGGYTLAMYLDDHPPIAGGRELWGFPKKLANPVLSVHTDTLVGTLDYGPVRIATGTMGYKHRQLDLAQQKKRLETPNFLLKVIPHVDGTPRICELVRYYLQDIDLKGAWTGPAALELAPHALAPVAELPVLEIVEARHLLADLTLGLGEVVFDYLDQPKENLR, encoded by the coding sequence ATGGACGTCAAAAGCGTGCTGTCAAATGCCTTCGCGATGCCGATCACGAGCCCGGCATTCCCCATGGGCCCGTATCGCTTCATCAATCGCGAATTCCTGATCATCACCTACCGCACCGACCCGGACAAACTGCGCGCGGTGGTGCCCGAGCCGCTGGAGATCGGCGAGCCGCTGGTGCACTACGAATTCATCCGCATGCCGGACTCGACCGGCTTCGGCGATTACACGGAAAGCGGCCAGGTGATTCCGGTGTCGTACCAGGGCGTGGCGGGCGGCTACACGCTCGCGATGTATCTGGACGACCATCCGCCGATCGCCGGCGGCCGCGAATTGTGGGGCTTTCCGAAGAAGCTGGCGAATCCGGTGCTGTCGGTGCATACCGACACGCTGGTCGGCACGCTCGACTACGGTCCGGTGCGCATCGCCACCGGCACGATGGGCTACAAGCATCGGCAGCTCGATCTCGCGCAGCAGAAGAAGCGGCTGGAAACGCCGAACTTCCTGCTCAAGGTGATTCCGCATGTGGACGGCACGCCGCGCATCTGCGAGCTGGTGCGTTACTACCTGCAGGACATCGACCTGAAAGGCGCATGGACCGGTCCGGCCGCGCTCGAACTCGCGCCGCATGCGCTCGCGCCGGTCGCGGAGTTGCCGGTGCTGGAAATCGTCGAGGCGCGCCATCTGCTGGCCGACCTGACGCTCGGCCTCGGCGAAGTGGTGTTCGACTATCTCGATCAGCCGAAGGAAAACCTGCGCTGA
- a CDS encoding ABC transporter substrate-binding protein, with the protein MKMNWRNMAALALFATVTAAAGNASAADIKEVRFGVEASYAPFESKSASGELQGFDIDVGNAVCAKLKAKCVWVENAFDGLIPALQARKFDAINSDMTITEQRRQAIDFTDPIYTIPNQMIAKKGSGLLPTPASLKGKHVGVLQGTIQETYAKARWAPAGVDVVPYQTQDQIYADLASGRLDAAFQDGEAASKGFLTKPQGAGFAFAGPAVSDEKLLGAGVGYGLRKGDKALKDALNQALKELKADGTIDRLAAKYFDVKVVLK; encoded by the coding sequence ATGAAGATGAATTGGCGAAACATGGCTGCGCTCGCGCTGTTCGCGACGGTCACGGCAGCGGCAGGCAACGCTTCGGCGGCGGATATCAAGGAAGTGCGCTTCGGCGTCGAGGCGTCGTATGCGCCGTTCGAATCGAAGTCGGCGTCGGGCGAGTTGCAGGGTTTCGATATCGATGTCGGCAACGCCGTCTGCGCGAAGCTGAAGGCGAAGTGCGTGTGGGTCGAGAACGCGTTCGACGGTTTGATCCCGGCGCTGCAGGCGCGTAAGTTCGACGCGATCAACTCGGACATGACGATCACCGAGCAACGCCGCCAGGCGATCGACTTCACCGACCCGATCTACACGATCCCGAATCAGATGATCGCGAAGAAGGGCAGCGGTCTGCTGCCGACGCCGGCCTCGCTGAAGGGCAAGCACGTCGGCGTGCTGCAGGGCACGATCCAGGAAACGTATGCGAAGGCGCGCTGGGCGCCGGCCGGCGTCGACGTCGTGCCGTATCAGACGCAGGACCAGATCTACGCCGACCTGGCCTCGGGTCGTCTGGACGCCGCGTTCCAGGACGGTGAAGCGGCCTCCAAGGGCTTCCTGACGAAGCCGCAGGGCGCGGGCTTCGCCTTCGCCGGTCCGGCCGTCAGCGACGAGAAGCTGCTCGGCGCGGGCGTCGGCTACGGTCTGCGCAAGGGCGACAAGGCGCTGAAGGATGCGCTGAACCAGGCGCTGAAGGAACTGAAGGCGGACGGCACGATCGACCGTCTGGCGGCGAAGTACTTCGACGTGAAGGTCGTGTTGAAGTAA
- the astA gene encoding arginine N-succinyltransferase: MIVVRVVQRGDVDALMRLAQETGPGLTTFKPDRDALAARVERARRTMEDEAAPHEAGYFFVMEDTDTGDVAGVCGIETSVGLQQPFYNYRVSTVVHASQDLGIWTRMRALNISHDLTGYAEVCSLFLSPRYRTSGVGGLLSRSRFMFLAQFRERFPQRLCAELRGHFDAQGTSPFWRAVGSHFYQIDFNAADYLSSHGRKAFLAELMPRYPVYVELLPQEAQDCVGLTHSDTIPARRMLEAEGLRYENHVDIFDAGPVLECHIADLRTVRESVLASVEIVAASSTSTASGGGTAPQDGPKSMVSNTSLGDFRVGVVAGVPHDGVFRLSAAEAAALDVKAGDLVRVLPQKHKQG; encoded by the coding sequence ATGATCGTCGTTCGCGTTGTGCAACGAGGCGATGTGGACGCATTGATGCGGCTCGCGCAGGAAACCGGCCCGGGTCTCACCACCTTCAAGCCGGATCGCGACGCGCTGGCGGCGCGGGTGGAACGCGCGCGCCGCACGATGGAAGACGAGGCCGCGCCGCACGAAGCCGGCTACTTCTTCGTGATGGAAGACACCGACACCGGCGATGTGGCCGGCGTGTGCGGGATCGAAACCTCGGTCGGACTGCAGCAGCCGTTCTACAACTATCGCGTGAGCACGGTGGTGCACGCGAGCCAGGACCTCGGCATCTGGACCCGCATGCGCGCGCTGAACATCTCGCACGACCTGACGGGTTACGCCGAAGTGTGCTCGCTGTTCCTGAGCCCGCGCTATCGCACGAGCGGCGTGGGCGGTCTGCTGTCGCGCTCGCGCTTCATGTTTCTCGCGCAGTTTCGCGAGCGCTTTCCGCAGCGGCTGTGCGCGGAACTGCGCGGCCACTTCGACGCGCAAGGCACGTCGCCGTTCTGGCGCGCGGTCGGCTCGCATTTCTACCAGATCGATTTCAACGCGGCGGACTATCTGAGTTCGCACGGGCGCAAGGCGTTTCTGGCGGAACTGATGCCGCGCTATCCGGTGTACGTCGAATTGCTGCCGCAGGAAGCGCAGGACTGCGTGGGCCTCACGCACAGCGACACGATTCCGGCGCGCCGCATGCTCGAAGCGGAAGGGCTGCGCTACGAGAATCACGTCGATATCTTCGACGCCGGTCCGGTGCTCGAATGCCATATCGCCGACTTGCGCACGGTGCGCGAAAGCGTGCTGGCGTCGGTTGAAATCGTCGCGGCTTCCAGCACGTCTACTGCGTCCGGCGGCGGGACCGCACCGCAGGATGGGCCGAAGTCGATGGTATCGAATACCTCGCTCGGCGATTTTCGCGTCGGCGTGGTCGCGGGCGTGCCGCACGACGGCGTGTTCCGCCTGAGCGCCGCCGAAGCCGCGGCGCTCGACGTCAAGGCAGGCGATCTGGTGCGCGTGCTGCCGCAGAAACACAAACAAGGATGA
- the astD gene encoding succinylglutamate-semialdehyde dehydrogenase, with the protein MSELFIDGEWAAGTGPVFASRNPGTGATVWEGHSASAEDVDRAVRAARRAFAAWSALSLDERCAVVRRFAALVTERKEALAEAIGRETGKPLWEARTEAASMAAKVEISIQSYNERTGEKRSAMADGTAVLRHRPHGVVAVFGPYNFPGHLPNGHIVPALIAGNAVVFKPSELAPGVAALTVRIWRDAGLPAGVLNLVQGEKDTGIALANHRQIDGLFFTGSSDTGTLLHKQFGGRPEIVLALEMGGNNPLVIGPVADLDAAVHHTIQSAFLSAGQRCTCARRIFVPNDAFGERFLARLTEVTARIAVGEYNAEPQPFMGAVISARAASRLVAAQDRLLADGARALLKMTQRDPNLGFVTPAILDVTGVKNLPDEEHFGPLAQIIRYDTFDEALTLANDTEFGLSAGLLADDDTLWTHFQRTIRAGIVNWNRPTNGASSGAPFGGPGRSGNHRPSAYYAADYCAFPMASVESAQLNMPASVSPGLQF; encoded by the coding sequence ATGAGCGAGCTTTTCATCGACGGCGAATGGGCCGCCGGCACAGGACCCGTTTTCGCGTCGCGCAACCCCGGTACGGGCGCGACGGTGTGGGAAGGCCATAGCGCATCGGCGGAGGACGTCGATCGCGCCGTGCGCGCCGCGCGCCGCGCGTTCGCCGCGTGGTCGGCGCTGAGTCTCGACGAGCGTTGCGCCGTGGTGCGCCGCTTCGCCGCGCTGGTCACCGAGCGCAAGGAAGCGCTCGCCGAGGCGATCGGCCGCGAGACCGGCAAGCCGTTGTGGGAAGCGCGCACCGAAGCGGCGTCGATGGCCGCCAAGGTCGAGATCTCGATTCAGTCGTACAACGAACGCACCGGCGAGAAGCGCTCCGCGATGGCCGACGGCACCGCCGTGCTGCGGCATCGTCCGCATGGCGTGGTGGCCGTGTTCGGGCCGTATAACTTTCCTGGGCATCTGCCGAACGGCCACATCGTGCCGGCGTTGATCGCGGGCAATGCGGTCGTGTTCAAGCCGTCCGAACTCGCGCCCGGCGTCGCCGCGCTGACCGTGCGGATCTGGCGCGACGCGGGCCTGCCGGCCGGCGTGCTGAACCTCGTGCAGGGCGAGAAGGACACGGGCATCGCGCTCGCGAATCACAGGCAGATCGACGGGCTGTTCTTCACCGGCAGCTCGGATACCGGCACGCTGCTGCACAAGCAGTTCGGTGGCCGTCCGGAGATCGTGCTGGCGCTGGAGATGGGCGGCAACAATCCGCTCGTGATCGGCCCGGTCGCCGATCTCGACGCCGCCGTGCATCACACGATCCAGTCGGCGTTTCTGTCGGCGGGGCAACGCTGCACCTGCGCGCGGCGCATCTTCGTGCCGAACGATGCGTTCGGCGAGCGCTTCCTCGCGCGTCTGACCGAGGTCACGGCACGTATCGCCGTCGGCGAATACAACGCCGAACCGCAGCCCTTCATGGGCGCGGTGATCTCGGCGCGCGCGGCCTCGCGCCTTGTCGCCGCGCAGGACCGTCTGCTCGCCGACGGCGCGCGCGCGTTGCTGAAAATGACGCAGCGCGATCCGAACCTCGGCTTCGTCACGCCCGCGATTCTCGACGTCACCGGCGTGAAGAACCTGCCCGACGAAGAGCATTTCGGCCCGCTCGCGCAGATCATCCGCTACGACACGTTCGACGAGGCGCTGACGCTCGCCAACGACACCGAGTTCGGTCTGTCCGCCGGCCTGCTCGCCGACGACGACACCCTGTGGACGCATTTTCAGCGCACCATCCGCGCCGGCATCGTCAACTGGAACCGGCCGACCAACGGCGCTTCGTCGGGTGCGCCGTTCGGCGGCCCGGGGCGTTCCGGCAACCATCGGCCGAGCGCGTACTACGCGGCCGATTACTGCGCGTTCCCGATGGCGTCCGTCGAAAGCGCGCAACTGAACATGCCCGCGAGCGTTTCGCCGGGCCTCCAATTCTAA
- the astB gene encoding N-succinylarginine dihydrolase encodes MQATEANFDGLVGPTHNYAGLSFGNVASQNNEKSVANPKAAAKQGLRKMKQLAELGFHQGVLPPQERPSMRLLRELGFSGDDATVIARVAKDAPELLAAASSASAMWTANAATVSPSADTHDGRVHFTPANLCSKLHRAIEHESTRRTLRAIFSDAERFAVHEALPGTPALGDEGAANHTRFCAEYGTRGVEFFVYGRCEYRRGPEPKRFPARQTFEASRAVAQRHGLDEAATVYAQQTPDVIDAGVFHNDVIAVGNRNTLFCHQLAFVEQNAVYDELRAKLAGFKSEFNVIEVPDAQVSVADAVGSYLFNSQLLTRPDGKQVLVVPQECRENPRVAAYLDDLTSHSGPIDDVLVFDLRESMKNGGGPACLRLRVVLNDAERAVVNPGVWIDDTLFGRLDAWIEKHYRDRLAPTDLTDPQLLTESRTALDELTQILKLGSLYDFQR; translated from the coding sequence ATGCAAGCCACTGAAGCCAATTTCGACGGCCTGGTCGGCCCGACCCACAACTACGCGGGCCTCTCGTTCGGCAACGTCGCGTCGCAGAACAACGAGAAGTCGGTCGCGAATCCGAAGGCCGCCGCGAAGCAGGGGCTGCGCAAGATGAAGCAGCTCGCCGAGCTGGGTTTTCATCAAGGCGTGCTGCCGCCGCAGGAGCGTCCGTCGATGCGTCTGCTGCGCGAACTCGGCTTCTCCGGCGACGACGCGACGGTGATCGCGCGGGTCGCGAAAGACGCGCCCGAGCTGCTGGCCGCGGCGAGTTCCGCCTCGGCGATGTGGACCGCGAATGCGGCGACCGTGAGCCCGTCCGCCGATACGCACGACGGCCGCGTGCATTTCACGCCGGCCAATCTGTGCAGCAAGCTGCATCGCGCGATCGAGCATGAATCGACGCGCCGCACGCTGCGCGCGATTTTCAGCGACGCCGAACGCTTCGCGGTGCACGAGGCGCTGCCCGGCACGCCCGCGCTCGGCGACGAAGGCGCGGCGAATCACACGCGTTTCTGCGCGGAGTACGGCACGCGGGGCGTCGAGTTCTTCGTGTACGGGCGCTGCGAGTATCGTCGCGGGCCGGAGCCGAAGCGCTTTCCGGCGCGCCAGACCTTCGAGGCGAGCCGCGCGGTCGCGCAGCGTCACGGTCTCGACGAAGCGGCCACCGTGTATGCGCAACAGACGCCGGACGTGATCGACGCCGGCGTGTTCCATAACGACGTGATCGCGGTCGGCAATCGCAACACGCTGTTCTGCCATCAACTGGCGTTCGTCGAACAGAACGCGGTGTACGACGAATTGCGTGCGAAGCTCGCCGGCTTCAAGTCCGAATTCAACGTGATCGAAGTGCCGGACGCGCAGGTCAGCGTGGCCGACGCGGTCGGCTCGTATCTGTTCAACAGCCAGTTGCTGACGCGTCCGGACGGCAAGCAGGTCCTCGTGGTGCCGCAGGAATGCCGCGAAAATCCGCGTGTGGCCGCGTATCTCGACGATCTGACCTCGCACAGCGGTCCGATCGACGACGTGCTCGTGTTCGATCTGCGCGAAAGCATGAAGAACGGTGGCGGCCCCGCGTGTCTGCGTCTGCGGGTGGTGTTGAACGACGCGGAACGCGCGGTGGTCAACCCGGGCGTGTGGATCGACGACACGCTGTTCGGCCGTCTGGATGCGTGGATCGAAAAGCACTATCGCGATCGTCTCGCGCCGACCGATCTGACCGATCCGCAACTGCTGACGGAATCGCGCACCGCGCTCGACGAGCTGACGCAGATTCTCAAGCTGGGTTCGCTGTATGACTTCCAGCGCTGA